The Chryseobacterium nakagawai genome has a segment encoding these proteins:
- a CDS encoding glycine-rich domain-containing protein, translating to METKMLLKDESLWNRIQGFSLDASDTDFPFSKKLAKEENWSLDFTRKAIEEYKKFIYLCCILPKGASPSEIVDKVWHMHLIYTQNYWEEFCPNILKRSLHHHPSKGGGNEKLKHNNWFTETLKSYKDIFQSEAPQDIWMNGNTVGKAKTKWRIWKLVPFLALILLLTSCLGEVITTISSIFFSFLGVLIFGGTVATIANAKDKRDRNSGSGSDGSGCSGGSSCSGGGSSCGGGCGGGCGGCGG from the coding sequence ATGGAAACAAAAATGTTATTAAAAGATGAGTCCCTTTGGAATAGAATCCAAGGATTCTCACTGGACGCTTCCGATACTGATTTCCCTTTTTCGAAAAAACTGGCAAAAGAAGAAAACTGGAGTCTGGATTTTACCAGAAAAGCCATCGAAGAGTATAAAAAGTTTATCTATCTCTGCTGTATTCTTCCCAAAGGAGCTTCTCCAAGTGAAATTGTAGATAAAGTATGGCATATGCATTTGATTTATACTCAGAATTACTGGGAAGAGTTTTGCCCAAATATTTTAAAAAGATCCCTGCATCATCATCCTTCAAAGGGAGGGGGTAATGAAAAGCTTAAACACAATAATTGGTTTACAGAAACCTTAAAAAGTTATAAAGATATTTTCCAGTCTGAGGCTCCTCAGGATATCTGGATGAATGGAAATACTGTCGGAAAGGCAAAAACGAAATGGAGAATCTGGAAATTAGTTCCATTCCTGGCCTTGATTTTACTGCTTACGTCCTGCCTTGGAGAAGTCATCACAACAATTAGTTCGATCTTCTTTTCCTTCCTGGGAGTTCTTATTTTTGGCGGGACCGTCGCTACTATTGCCAACGCCAAAGATAAGAGAGACAGAAACTCCGGCTCAGGAAGTGATGGAAGCGGCTGTAGTGGTGGAAGTAGCTGTAGCGGAGGAGGAAGCAGTTGTGGAGGCGGTTGCGGTGGTGGATGTGGCGGCTGCGGTGGATAA
- a CDS encoding transporter, producing MKKFIISMMLMISGLSFSQVSIGAPVQENNKWTFGGGIGLGFGSNSSFYLQASPRVGYRLTEDLEGGVVGSVSWQTSDYFRSTMFGVGPFVNYYFARSFYLSANFQHYFINYNDKYYDYKYNREENALYLGGGYMQRIGNNSFMQIGLMYNVLWKEKSSVFANGLVPNIGFVVGL from the coding sequence ATGAAAAAGTTTATTATTTCTATGATGCTGATGATCTCAGGACTCTCATTTTCCCAGGTTTCAATAGGTGCTCCGGTGCAGGAAAATAACAAATGGACTTTTGGAGGAGGAATAGGTCTTGGGTTCGGGAGCAATAGTTCGTTTTATCTGCAGGCTTCTCCAAGAGTAGGATACCGCCTTACTGAAGATCTTGAAGGAGGAGTGGTAGGAAGTGTTTCCTGGCAGACTTCAGATTATTTTAGATCTACCATGTTTGGAGTAGGACCTTTTGTGAATTATTATTTTGCCCGTTCTTTTTATTTAAGCGCTAACTTCCAGCATTATTTCATCAATTACAATGATAAATATTACGATTATAAGTATAACAGAGAAGAAAATGCTTTGTACCTTGGTGGAGGATATATGCAGAGAATCGGAAACAATTCTTTTATGCAGATCGGTTTGATGTACAATGTACTTTGGAAAGAGAAATCAAGTGTATTTGCAAATGGGTTGGTTCCGAATATCGGATTTGTGGTGGGACTTTAA
- a CDS encoding DUF6051 family protein has protein sequence MEYYELYEALKNHFDSRKDIVEIRDLNVTIESIPFESKVSDLLYGSDNLDCPKHHHPLKINENTYLVYQQSSIDIKDFDIECNKKFEYHILKRSDVETADGCIIFFHGLNEKKWDKYLPWAYELAQKTRKAILLFPIAFHMDRAEAMWSDRHQMTEIVKFRKEKYPENTHFSYVNAATSSRLEAHPQRIFWSGLQTYSDIIEVVKEIKGHKIKSIASDASLDLFGYSIGSFLSMIIKMADPHGFFTQSKVFCFCGGMTIDRMYPISKYIMDSQATVKMQSVFTELLSSDFKFDNRLKHYQDDELHPQESWFKKMLRYNYFQREREERIHEIQSQIKAYVLEKDTVAPPMEALNTLQGGYRNIHVDVEIQDFPFDYSHMVPFPLTHKHKTEITEAFHQFTKSASDFYSQSSEGENGKEKSEK, from the coding sequence ATGGAATATTATGAATTGTATGAAGCACTGAAAAATCATTTTGATTCCAGAAAAGACATTGTGGAAATCAGAGACCTGAATGTAACCATTGAATCTATTCCTTTTGAATCCAAAGTGTCGGACCTGCTGTATGGTTCTGATAATCTGGACTGTCCTAAACATCATCATCCTTTAAAAATCAATGAAAATACTTATCTGGTATATCAGCAATCTTCAATAGATATAAAGGATTTTGATATTGAATGCAATAAAAAGTTTGAGTATCATATTCTCAAAAGATCTGATGTAGAAACGGCTGACGGCTGTATCATCTTTTTCCACGGACTGAATGAAAAGAAATGGGATAAATACCTTCCTTGGGCTTATGAATTGGCACAAAAAACCCGTAAAGCAATCCTATTATTTCCTATTGCTTTCCACATGGATCGCGCTGAAGCTATGTGGAGCGACCGGCACCAAATGACAGAAATCGTCAAGTTCAGAAAAGAGAAATATCCTGAAAACACTCACTTCTCTTATGTAAATGCCGCAACAAGTTCGAGACTGGAAGCTCATCCCCAACGAATTTTCTGGTCAGGATTACAAACCTACTCGGATATCATTGAAGTAGTGAAGGAAATTAAAGGTCACAAAATTAAAAGCATCGCTTCGGATGCCAGCCTGGATCTGTTTGGATATTCAATAGGTTCATTTCTGTCAATGATTATTAAAATGGCAGATCCACATGGCTTCTTCACGCAATCCAAAGTATTTTGTTTTTGCGGCGGTATGACCATTGACCGAATGTATCCCATTTCAAAATACATTATGGATTCTCAGGCTACGGTTAAAATGCAGTCTGTTTTTACAGAATTATTAAGTTCTGATTTTAAATTTGACAATAGACTAAAACACTATCAGGACGATGAACTTCATCCACAGGAAAGCTGGTTTAAAAAAATGCTCAGATACAATTATTTCCAAAGAGAAAGAGAGGAACGAATTCATGAGATTCAGTCTCAGATAAAGGCTTATGTTTTAGAAAAAGATACGGTAGCTCCGCCAATGGAAGCATTAAATACGTTACAGGGAGGCTACAGAAACATCCATGTAGATGTTGAAATACAAGATTTTCCTTTTGATTATTCTCACATGGTTCCTTTTCCACTGACTCATAAGCACAAAACCGAAATAACGGAGGCCTTTCATCAGTTTACAAAATCT
- the mnmA gene encoding tRNA 2-thiouridine(34) synthase MnmA: MKVVVGLSGGVDSSVTAHLLQQQGHEVVALFMRNWNDASVTLEDECPWIEDSNDALMVAQKLGIPFQVIDMSELYKERIVDYMFDEYQKGRTPNPDVLCNREVKFDVFMKTAMSLGADKVATGHYARVDSTIDENGKEIFHLLAGKDNNKDQSYFLCQLSQDQLSKALFPIGELTKPQVREIAKEIGLVTADKKDSQGLCFIGKVSLPQFLQQQLKPNKGEIVEIFKDSPLFAEETPEFSNKEEELSFLSRKINYKKADGKVIGKHQGAQFFTIGQSRGLGIGGHKESCFIVSRDMENNIIFVGEGSHFPGLYKKALKIDNAELHWVREDMRLQNGESMEVMARFRYRQSLQKATLYQFENDFYVEFEEPQSAIAEGQFASWYIDEELIGSGVIS; the protein is encoded by the coding sequence ATGAAAGTAGTAGTAGGCCTCTCCGGAGGTGTAGATTCAAGTGTTACAGCACATTTGCTACAACAGCAAGGTCATGAAGTAGTGGCTTTGTTTATGAGAAACTGGAATGATGCTTCGGTAACATTAGAAGATGAATGTCCCTGGATTGAGGACAGTAATGATGCCCTTATGGTGGCACAAAAACTTGGAATTCCTTTCCAGGTGATTGATATGAGCGAGCTTTATAAGGAACGTATTGTAGATTATATGTTCGATGAATATCAAAAAGGAAGAACTCCGAATCCTGATGTTTTATGCAACAGAGAAGTCAAATTCGATGTTTTTATGAAAACGGCCATGTCTTTAGGTGCTGATAAGGTAGCTACAGGACATTATGCCAGAGTGGATTCTACTATTGATGAAAACGGAAAGGAAATCTTTCATCTTTTAGCAGGAAAAGATAATAATAAAGACCAGTCTTATTTCCTTTGCCAGCTAAGCCAGGATCAGTTGTCAAAAGCTTTATTCCCTATCGGAGAACTTACCAAACCCCAGGTAAGAGAGATCGCCAAAGAAATCGGGTTGGTTACCGCTGATAAAAAGGATTCTCAAGGATTATGTTTCATCGGAAAAGTGAGTTTACCCCAGTTTTTGCAACAGCAATTGAAACCGAATAAAGGAGAAATTGTAGAGATCTTCAAAGATTCCCCTTTATTTGCAGAAGAAACTCCTGAATTTTCTAATAAAGAAGAAGAACTCAGCTTCTTATCCAGAAAAATCAATTATAAAAAAGCTGACGGAAAGGTTATCGGAAAGCATCAGGGTGCTCAATTTTTCACGATCGGCCAAAGTAGAGGATTAGGAATTGGCGGACATAAAGAAAGTTGTTTCATCGTTTCAAGAGACATGGAAAACAATATTATTTTTGTGGGAGAAGGAAGTCATTTTCCAGGTCTTTACAAGAAGGCTTTAAAAATAGATAATGCTGAACTTCATTGGGTTCGTGAGGATATGAGACTTCAAAATGGAGAATCTATGGAGGTAATGGCCAGATTCAGATACAGACAGTCTTTACAAAAAGCGACTCTCTATCAGTTTGAAAACGATTTTTATGTTGAGTTTGAAGAACCACAATCTGCCATTGCTGAAGGGCAGTTCGCTTCATGGTATATTGATGAAGAACTGATTGGAAGTGGTGTAATTTCGTAA